One Elusimicrobiota bacterium genomic region harbors:
- a CDS encoding polysaccharide deacetylase family protein yields MSNLKRRSWRLFYLLPFTFYLLPAFIGCAKKVEKKEPLYDYGRFYTDGNPSKKWVSITFDDGPNSQVIEKIFEILKKENVKATFFLVGVNVKTYPQYVSKYLQLGHEIGNHTYSHRNYYQLKKTKSLDQFEKILSQELEDCETAIRDAVGIKPLFMRLPNGFISPTIKKVAKEKKYLVVNWTFGCDWQENVKDRMVKRYLEGIEPGAILIFHEKKITTEALPEIIKGIKKKGYEIVPLRKILGINDIDR; encoded by the coding sequence ATGTCTAATTTAAAACGCAGAAGCTGGAGATTGTTTTACCTTTTACCTTTTACCTTCTACCTTTTACCTGCATTTATTGGTTGTGCTAAAAAAGTTGAAAAAAAAGAACCGCTTTATGATTACGGCAGGTTTTATACCGACGGGAACCCATCAAAAAAATGGGTTTCTATCACATTTGATGATGGTCCTAACTCGCAGGTTATAGAGAAAATTTTTGAAATACTTAAGAAAGAAAATGTAAAAGCAACCTTTTTTCTGGTTGGTGTAAATGTAAAAACCTATCCACAATATGTAAGCAAATACTTACAATTGGGACATGAAATTGGTAACCATACATACTCACACAGGAATTACTATCAGTTGAAAAAAACAAAATCGTTAGACCAATTTGAAAAAATACTTTCACAGGAATTAGAAGATTGTGAGACAGCAATACGAGATGCTGTTGGTATAAAACCGCTTTTTATGAGGTTGCCTAATGGGTTCATTTCGCCGACTATAAAAAAAGTTGCAAAAGAAAAAAAATATCTTGTTGTCAACTGGACTTTCGGCTGTGACTGGCAGGAAAATGTTAAAGACAGAATGGTAAAAAGGTACTTGGAAGGTATTGAACCTGGTGCAATCTTGATATTCCACGAGAAGAAAATTACAACCGAGGCACTTCCAGAAATAATCAAAGGAATAAAAAAGAAAGGTTATGAGATAGTGCCGTTACGGAAGATTTTGGGAATAAATGATATAGACAGATAA